The genomic interval atgaattattttggataagattttaattttttttaaaaaagtgagagtaaaaaaagaaaacaaggtGAAAAGAATTttcataaacttaatttaaaacaagaattgaaaagaaaaataataatggttaaaattaaatttattagtttAGCGTCACGATTGTGGTTCAAATCTTCTTGTCCCTAAATGTATTAGTTTACTTAATTAAACCAATTTTCTAATATAGTAGTATAGGATTTTCCATACTATCTCCATTTATTGCTTCCATATAAAGAGTTTTTAAGAATTATGTGGAGCTGatgtaataaatattaaataaattaacaaatcaACACTAGAAATTTtccccatatatatatatatatatatatNaaaaaaaaaaaaaaaaatagcgaagaaaaatataaaaaagccTACAAACCTTAGGTAATTCCATATAGCAACTGTTTTCCATCAATAATTACCTTCACCTCCTTGTATACCTTCTTCATTTCAACTAGAAATCCTTGATCAAATTTAATAAGGATTGTTTGACTCATAAGAGAAGAGAGCACTACTAGTTTTAGGTAAAATGAATTAAACTTGAACATCAAATTTAATCAAACTTTTCATATTTAATGAACTTAGAATCGAATTCATGAatctaataattaaattttaaatggaaATGAAATGAAGAGGGGGCCTTAGATGAGAGGGGGAATGTGTACATTAAAAAGATGGGTATAGTAACATAATCAATTTCAATTGAAGACATAAACTTAGGGACATTAgaatgaaaaataaactaatCTCAAATTGGTTGACAGCCACCTCAGTCACTCCCTTCAACTAATATAACCCCAATAAAACAAATAATGCCAATTAGTTAAACCTCTCACAAATCTCAGTTTTTTCAAAGCAAATAAAGGTAGTTGTACTAGACTTTATAGATTGTTAGTAATATGTTATTGATATTACATTCATCAGGATCCTTCTTTTAGAGAaacataaagaaaaagaaacctaCATGCATAAGCTAGAAACAAAggtaaattttcataaattagaatttgtatCACTCATCATTAAACTTAACTCTACTTCAAGATgataaggaaaatatttgaTCGTGTTTAGAAAATAATCTATTGAAAGCAATCGCAGACAAGTCGCCCACATTTCAAATGATAAACACCACGTATTCCAATCAAATTATACAGATATAATGCTAACCTGATAAATACCATCATCACGGGACACAAAAATGCTAACCTAAAAAATTAACGAGTGCAGTGCTCCATTGTTGTCATAAATTATTCAAGAGACACGAAAATGCACATATAGGGCTAGGTAACTATACTCTGActaaaatatttcttcatgttTTGGTAATGCATCTAGCAAAATCAGAAGTAAACATcaaaaaatgcaatgaaaaaACAAGTTAGCAGGGATCCTCACTGTAATAAAAGGTTGGTCTTTTTGGTCTTTGTAGCACAGCTTTGTGTAATTTCTCAAGATAGTAAATAAATGATTATATAAGAAAGAAAACCTTAGATTTCACTGTGTACAAAGTCTGAAGCATCCAAAGAATGAACGTTTCTTCTTCATCATTGAAATCCTTGCCAACTGTCTCTGTCAAAAGTAAACCGCCCAAACATAGACAATTCAACTTTTGCAAAAGCCACAACTCAAAACAATCACTTCTTCACGTGTAATCTTTACAGCATATATAGACACATATGAacataaaatagataaattaaaatGCAAGCTTATAGGTCATGTAGCCCGAAAAATATTAGCTTATTCAAAAAATTGAATCTCATAGACTCATATAGAGTTTGAAGTTCCTTGGCAACTACACAAGAAAACTGAAGCAGAAGCAATGGGAAGGAAAACTGAAGCAGAAGCAATAAAATAAACGAACATTCTTGAGTTGTAACTCCAGGGCTTTGTGAGGCATTTCATCAAACAGTTTAGGAGCATAAACAGTACATCCACACTACTCTTGACCCAACATCTTGGTTAATCATGAACATAATGAATGGTGAATCTGaatgagaaagaaagagataaTATCATAAATTCATCCAAAATCTCAACCTAAACTCAACAAAGCAAACCCATGATAGAGAAgcaaaaaagagtaaaaaatcAAATTCCACGTAAGAACGCCATAAACATAGGAAAAAAGGTTTAAAAAAATCCTAGATGAATacctaaatataaatatagaaaCAAGAAGCAAGAGGCGGCAGAGAAAAGATATTTGCAGTTCATATTAAATGGAAAAACAATCCTCTTGGGTTTAAGAAATTgggaaaaatgaacaaaatccTCATAATCGAGGAGCTACGTGAAGGGATCAAATTTCTAGTAGAAACGTGTGAATGCCTTGCATTTCGCCTTTTCgatttaaattgaaacaaaacagcAACTAAACAGAACAAAacaaacttgtagatcaacatgcttagaagagagaagagaaaaagagaagaagaatatCACTTACCTTTATCGATTCTTGTACTCTTCACGATTTCCTCGTCATCTTCTCTAGAACGATTCTACAATGAACAATAGACACCACCGTAAGTGAATCTTATTATTTTCTAGGAACCAAGGAGAGAAGAGTGGAGACGAGAAAACTTTTAGAGAAAAATGATTTGGAAACTAGGATTTCATTTGATGAAATCCCCTTGCCCTAATTCGGGCAAAACGATGAACCTATATCGAGACTTTCTCTATAGCTTTCCAAAATTACTCTGgctaatttaatatcatatgtTTATTTGTCTCCacctttcaaaattaattaattctttatgaatcaaattcataagaatttaatattgaatcatatttaaatatatctttcttaattatagactagatctataattaaccatatcatattaatctcattgatattattccatcaattgatttgaacaattcaaatcattcttttttgttttcagtGAGCTAACAAAGGATCTTATAaacctacatattagaagctccaatgatatgagattaataattaaactcttaaattaaattaatcaatattcattaactatcaagcaCTCTATTAgttgcactgtagatatatttctgtgtccatggatataaccaatctgAAGGGATCAAATCCTACAGAAGCGTTGTGAGAGAACGTCTTGCATCCcttcgatttttacataaacaaattcattatactaaaagagaatataaacatgtaaattaacATGTTTTGGGAAAGGATTAGAACcgttcttacctttgtagattcccaagcttcaTGAACAATCCTCTCGAAGTTCCAAcaatcttgatcacgaacaatttcttgaacaatctcgaacacacgagagtaacctcgttattctctatgATTTTAATAGAGGAAtaagtggtatccaactattggaagaGGGGAGGAGATTTGAGAGTAGGGAGGATTTTCTTTGTGGCTTAAGGAAAATTTTGCATAATAACACTTgtgtgttgtgtattgtcaTCAATGTCTCCTAAAGGGGCCGTAGGGAAGTCATTATATAGATAACGGTCAAACCATTTTCTTAATCCTTTTTCTATTTCCCttttccacaattaattaattaattaacactaattagtacaattaaataacacttattaatttaatttgcacattaatgaaataactatttatacattaaatccaatttaatgtatatatatttaattatcataaacattgtATGTATAcgtgcaatacctctctattaattaattctctgtaaatctaattcacttgaattaattaattgaatcttattcaaatatttcttttcaatttaatttgaattatagatcatatccataatcaattatatatatgatttcctcaaattaatttgaacaattcaaatcatctctcttaaatatcctctagtgagctaacaagagaCCTAGTGGACTTGTAGATCAGGagttccaacgatatgagattaattgactaaactcattaaccaagttaatcaatattcgttaacagttggtacactccactaaagactcacagattaattggctaaactcatatCGGATCTGagaggacggttgtccaaacatctcttgAAGCGACTTCATGATCTGATGTGTCGTGATCATGGCCTCGTgtttcttggtaagaacgtcagaaagacttgccaagatatagactcggGCCTTGTCATTGGTCTTCGTCTAGCAGTCATAAGCATCCCTTGCCACTTGGGATGCATTACGTGTGGGGattagaggacattcctccattaagaAGAATCATAGATCATCTATAACtagaatcatattcaagttaGATTTCCAAGTCACATAAATTTCTCTAGTTAGTTTTTCGTTCTTAAGCAAGACATTATTGTGAAAGATATGTTGAATCGAATAACAAACAATTGAccgtattagttatatttttcttaacccattataaaaaaatatatatccaaTCAATTCAGCCAAAATAGTCAATCACAAATCCCtaactattgatttagtttttgcaacggTACTTCAGAAAACTATCATTCCCCTAAATTGAAACAATCTTAGCTAATTACTAATagtagaataactcttattcctatagtttttagctacTATTTTTTagtcaaggattcattaactagcttaattcatCCTATAATTGTGACCCTCCCATTTTCGGATCCCAGAGGTATGCTTCAACTGGCTATCGTAAGGGAAAACAActattgaagattaacctaagtaaccctatccattacTAGAGCTTGCGTTGTTTTGAATCCTATGATCAGACCCTCTGAAAGGATGGTTGCTCCAGGACGATACACATGTGGACCATAAGAATCTCAATgtgcaacctaatggaagagaccataagatatgttgacacacgtccttctcccacttactatgaatactttCCCTATTCATTGTGGTATTGacccatgtaaacactttctAAAGGGTGGGCCGCACCCAGGGCGACATGAAGCCAAGTatggatctcacgatgtgaactcttagagacgtgagagctaaaaattgatatatcccATAGACTaattttctcccactaaagtattatACTATTTTAGGGTTTTATTGTACTTAGTTAAATTATGGCTAATGAATCTGTCTAAGTCTGTACCTACTATAACTCTTAAAATAAGGTCTTTAAAATAATGTTCTAGGTGAATTGAACCATTTAATTAACCTAATGGCATTGCATGCTAACAAGATTAAGGTTAATTCAATTCAAGTTTTAAGTTAGTTCCCTgataggaggtgttctgtaaattgtcatcttaagaacccccaacctagacaaaacTTAGAGTTtccttataacctatagtcaTGATTGTCCTATTAgtcatattttaaatctattaaaacaaataggAAGTAATTATaatcttattaaaattaatgtgatctaaggtctagattaattttaaacattttaaaattaaatccaatTCCCTAATACTCTAATTTTgaatgcaactctttattataggttGACGATTACTATTAtcaattttataactattacaaaattaattaatagccCTGCAAACATGTTTTCTATGGTTTACTTGAGTAAcaatcaaattctaattaacaagaaaatcatattacatgcatttcatgactttaatataacaattatattaaactatagatgtgtcatgctcaatgcaaattgattttcaactttattaatataacaCATATATTAATTACTGATCAAAATCTACCAAGCATATACaagacattaataaatataattctttATATTTACCTAAGAAACTCCAGCAAATGGGATGGTTATGGACAACACACAAAGTCACTCGATGCATTACGGACTTCCTCTTGCTACACAATCAGTTCTCTCGCTATCATACATACAAATGCAACTGACAGATGATCAAACGATGATGGCTTGTGCTTCAAATTCTCAAATGACTTTGTCCAATGATGCTTTTAATACTCAAGTGAATGATCAGTTTGATTATGAaattatgagtattttatcaaatCTAACAACAACTTGTAACCATTAAATAGTTCAAAGTTTTGAAATAGAATTTATTTGTAGGTTTTGTTTGTTGATCACTAATATTGATTTTGCTCTAAGTTGTTGATGTTGGCCTTACTTTATGGTTTTGGATATCGTTTCTCTCTGTTGCTTTTCTTTAGTTGGAAGTTTATAAGTGTAAAATGAAAAGTATAAATCATTGTATTTctactaattaattataaagtaCATTGTTATTACATTCATAATTTAAAACTGTACAAACCTATTTCTTTATTTAGtatactttcaaaataattttatttgaattttatatataatgtttttttattctttctaaaATAAAGTTCTCATAAGCttgtattaatttttgtttatgaattattttggataagattttaattttttttaaaaaagtgagagtaaaaaaagaaaacaaggtGAAAAGAATTttcataaacttaatttaaaacaagaattgaaaagaaaaataataatggttaaaattaaatttattagtttAGCGTCACGATTGTGGTTCAAATCTTCTTGTCCCTAAATGTATTAGTTTACTTAATTAAACCAATTTTCTAATATAGTAGTATAGGATTTTCCATACTATCTCCATTTATTGCTTCCATATAAAGAGTTTTTAAGAATTATGTGGAGCTGatgtaataaatattaaataaattaacaaatcaACACTAGAAATTTtccccatatatatatatatatatatatatcatttcttTTCAAGTCATCTTATAATCAATTTTCTGTTTaagttaaataattttgttagtggaatatTTAAATCTATTCTCGAAAACTCGATTAaatgatgaatttgaatatAAGGAAGGAATCAAGTACGtctattcttcaaaatttaggaATCAAACAAGTAATTTTGCTAAAATATAATGATAATCGCATCTTTAAATACCACAATTTGGTAATGTAAGAgtttttttcttgtaaaaaataaaaaagaaaaagaaaaagaaattgaaagttttcattaatatattatttagagaaaatatttacaaatattttgttggagtaaaaaaaaattaatttgagctTTTTGTTTTTCGTCTtctcttaatttgaatttgaaaatctCGAGTTTTAtcacttctttttttttgtcttctggaagattttcaaaaatttgttttatttcttaCCAAACATGTCcgaaaaaagattaaaactttAGATCCACTCTCAAATAGGGGTGTTTAAATAACCCGACAAATCGAACAACCCAGACTACCTGAATTAAGTTGGGTTAGATTTGTTTTTGGGTTAAGTTGGgttaaactttttctatttttgttgagTTGGGATAGGTCGTGGTTGGCTAAAAAAATTGGATTGACCCAACCCGacccaaattatatatatataaataaaatatactatatatatttctctttatttaaaatttaattactttgtattgattaatttataaattttaaatatatttcttttaaaattgttatgatatttgtctttatttgaagtttacaataaatatcttagatatttggtatttaacatttgaattttgtgagattttagttattagttatctgttgtatataaatttatatattttgaattaaaaacaaaaaacaagttATGACTcatcaactcaacccaacccgaattttaaggattggattgggttgggtcatAGACTTTATTTGGGTTCTTTGGGTTCTAACCTGAACTTTCTGACGTCCTAAAAACACcttcaacctaacccaacccgaACCATGTACACTTCTACTCTCAAATAGGGATgtatttgggttggattgggatATTTTTTGAAGTAACCAAAAATTCCAattgctacaaaaaaaaaaaaaactcaaataaagTTTCCAATCCTTAAAATTATTGGATTGGGTTGTTgagttataacttattttttctttttaattaaaaaaacataaaggtatatataacatatgactaataattattttaaacaaagaaaaattatttagatTTGGTTAGGtgaatctaaatttttttaaactcaTCCCAACCTAACAAAATTGAATAATAGAGGTTGTTTAGGTTATTCGAAAACCATGCCATCTAACAACACAATAATAAAGGTTAGTGGTCAAAATGTTGAAAAAATACTTCGTTTTTTATAAAGAGATATTTTATGTGGGGTTAATTTTGTCAATTCACATAGGACAAAACCCTAGTTCTTATTTTTCATCTCTGTTTCCACCATTTCTTCCATTTTCGGCACAGCCTCAGACTGGGCCTCCACAcgattcttcaaaattttcagTTATTTCTTCAATTGTGCTGCTTAATCTTTTGTTATGAGATTGCACTGATTCGTTGGGAACAGAAGCGGCAATCGCAATGGTGGAAATCGAggaggagaaggaagaagataAGTTATATGGTGTTGCTAGTTCGATTGGTTTTTTGGGTAAATTGGAAGAAAAGTAcagagaaatcaaagagaatgcTGAAACATATCCTTATGTATGGGGATCATACATTGTTGTCTATGGCGGATTCGCTCTTTGGACTGGTTATAGATGGAGAAAGCTTCGGAAGACGGAAGACAGAGTACGCGTTTTACAGGAGAAGCTTCGACAGCGTTATGAAGCAGAACAATCTTCCGCCAAACAATCAGCAAATTCAGTTCATAAAAATCCATCTTCTTCCAAGCAGTAGCCAGATTTTgaatatcttcttcttcttgcgaaTATATTGGTTAGATTTTATATCTCATTTGTTCTGCTGTTAGGTTTTGATTGGTAGGAATCCCATTTCCTTTGTTGACAAATACAATGCTCTATTCtagttcaaaatcaaatgtGCAATGCAAATTTA from Benincasa hispida cultivar B227 chromosome 10, ASM972705v1, whole genome shotgun sequence carries:
- the LOC120087898 gene encoding uncharacterized protein LOC120087898 — protein: MVEIEEEKEEDKLYGVASSIGFLGKLEEKYREIKENAETYPYVWGSYIVVYGGFALWTGYRWRKLRKTEDRVRVLQEKLRQRYEAEQSSAKQSANSVHKNPSSSKQ